From Xiphophorus hellerii strain 12219 chromosome 9, Xiphophorus_hellerii-4.1, whole genome shotgun sequence, a single genomic window includes:
- the LOC116726045 gene encoding leucine-rich repeat-containing protein 41-like isoform X3, whose translation MRSSQPSIREIVSHSGHAAGLSTYSGWVEILRDLVGLSRALDFRTEAEAKHEVMLRLFTSVFYGLSNNYVLKNSTNLKSNSFLSSAAKSIHHFILIPCMHQALQALTTNQQPLLVLLEKHIRTIQVSHLLLTVRKTQAVLYVLHRLLDHGITTNLVVSIDSALDLAWLLHGRGSQYVNMELKKLFSFPHVLQTSPASSSPDVESTASGNQSDDVIPCKQAKLYSESVEKEEGPFGVPNFTLDPQILCHTFSPCDGPSAGACTFGQITHLEIRTCGPDSLKVLSFSLPTFFCLQSLSLHSKSIFRELDVLEFAGALQQLSDSGCSSLIQLSIGLLPHVGLMKTLLNASPRLTSLCVEFQTAIWGLQFNLDHAGTAEPNTSELLLEKLTVKVIQLQTDLHFLTSVLRRSPHLASLYIAGMRLPTGCSQSQLLSTLSESNHSLKALTFEDIKLCDCLPDILKLLRGCMLEELSFNDCRLLERCINPEKSLVELVAALKMPSLHSLSLAQNRLAKNVCVLAELFSDQSQSSLKQLDLRSNFIQPADLLEFAKRLMIHPPPHRLTLDLRKNPGDRDPETWNMALKRLQSSSFLLVEGWKSTDTMVDHISNM comes from the exons attgtCTCTCACAGTGGACATGCAGCTG GGTTATCCACGTATTCTGGATGGGTAGAAATCCTCCGGGACCTGGTTGGTCTGAGCCGT GCATTGGACTTCAGGACAGAAGCAGAAGCTAAGCATGAAGTCATGTTGAGGCTTTTCACAAGTGTTTTCTACGGACTGAGCAACAACTATGTGttaaaaaacagcacaaatttAAAATCCAATTCATTCTTGAGTTCTGCAGCCAAAAGTATTCATCATTTTATACTCATTCCATGTATGCATCAGGCTCTGCAAGCTTTAACGACCAATCAGCAACCTCTTCTAGTGCTGTTAGAAAAGCATATAAGAACTATTCAGGTCAGTCACTTACTGTTAACAGTGAGGAAAACACAAGCTGTGCTGTATGTCCTGCATCGCCTGCTAGACCATGGGATCACTACAAACCTCGTTGTTAGTATAGATTCTGCCCTGGACCTTGCATGGCTCCTGCATGGACGTGGGTCACAGTACGTCAACATGGAGCTGAAAAAACTGTTCTCCTTCCCTCATGTTTTACAAACCTCACCAGCCAGCTCCAGTCCAGATGTTGAATCCACAGCTTCAGGCAATCAGAGTGATGATGTCATTCCCTGCAAACAAGCCAAGTTATATTCTGAGTCTGTGGAGAAGGAGGAAGGCCCATTTGGTGTACCGAACTTTACTTTGGACCCTCAGATTCTCTGTCATACTTTTAGTCCTTGTGATGGTCCCTCAGCAGGAGCATGCACATTTGGACAGATTACCCATTTGGAGATCAGAACCTGTGGTCCTGATTCTCTCAAGGTCCTGAGTTTTTCCTTGCCCACGTTTTTTTGCCTTCAGTCATTAAGTCTTCACAGCAAAT CCATCTTCAGGGAGTTGGATGTGTTGGAGTTTGCTGGAGCGCTGCAGCAGCTTTCTGACAGCGGCTGCAGCAGCCTCATCCAGCTCAGCATTGGCCTCCTGCCTCATGTTGGACTCATGAAGACCCTGCTGAATGCAAGCCCCAGGCTGACGTCCCTATGTGTCGAGTTTCAGACGGCAATATGGGGACTGCAATTTAATCTGGACCATGCTGGAACTGCTGAGCCCAACACATCAG AACTTCTTCTGGAGAAGTTAACCGTGAAAGTAATTCAGCTCCAAACAGATCTACACTTCTTGACGTCAGTGCTTAGACGGAGCCCACATCTCGCCTCACTTTATATAGCAGGGATGAGACTACCCACTGGCTGCAGTCAAAGCCAGCTCCTCAGCACTCTCTCAG AATCCAATCACAGTTTAAAAGCTCTGACGTTTGAGGATATAAAATTATGTGACTGTCTGCCTGACATCCTGAAACTGCTGAGAGGCTGCATGTTGGAAG AGCTAAGCTTCAACGACTGTCGTCTTCTGGAGAGGTGTATCAACCCAGAAAAAAGTCTTGTAGAGCTGGTGGCTGCGTTGAAGATGCCTTCACTTCACTCTCTGAGTCTAGCACAGAATCGGCTCG CtaagaatgtgtgtgtgctggcAGAACTGTTCTCAGACCAGTCACAGAGCTCACTGAAGCAACTAGACCTCAG GTCCAATTTCATTCAGCCTGCTGATCTGCTGGAGTTTGCTAAGAGACTGATGATTCATCCCCCTCCACACAGACTAACCCTTGACCTGAGGAAGAACCCAGGAGACAGAGACCCTGAGACATGGAACATGGCACTGAAGAGGCTTCAATCCTCCAGCTTTTTACTGGTTGAGGGATGGAAATCCACAGACACAATGGTGGACCACATCAgcaatatgtaa
- the LOC116726045 gene encoding leucine-rich repeat-containing protein 41-like isoform X2, translating to MRSSQPSIREIVSHSGHAAGRCRILSLTWIQKLEMSGQGLSTYSGWVEILRDLVGLSRALDFRTEAEAKHEVMLRLFTSVFYGLSNNYVLKNSTNLKSNSFLSSAAKSIHHFILIPCMHQALQALTTNQQPLLVLLEKHIRTIQVSHLLLTVRKTQAVLYVLHRLLDHGITTNLVVSIDSALDLAWLLHGRGSQYVNMELKKLFSFPHVLQTSPASSSPDVESTASGNQSDDVIPCKQAKLYSESVEKEEGPFGVPNFTLDPQILCHTFSPCDGPSAGACTFGQITHLEIRTCGPDSLKVLSFSLPTFFCLQSLSLHSKSIFRELDVLEFAGALQQLSDSGCSSLIQLSIGLLPHVGLMKTLLNASPRLTSLCVEFQTAIWGLQFNLDHAGTAEPNTSELLLEKLTVKVIQLQTDLHFLTSVLRRSPHLASLYIAGMRLPTGCSQSQLLSTLSESNHSLKALTFEDIKLCDCLPDILKLLRGCMLEELSFNDCRLLERCINPEKSLVELVAALKMPSLHSLSLAQNRLAKNVCVLAELFSDQSQSSLKQLDLRSNFIQPADLLEFAKRLMIHPPPHRLTLDLRKNPGDRDPETWNMALKRLQSSSFLLVEGWKSTDTMVDHISNM from the exons attgtCTCTCACAGTGGACATGCAGCTGGTAGGTGTCGCATTCTGTCGCTAACATGGATACAAAAGCTAGaaatgtctgggcaag GGTTATCCACGTATTCTGGATGGGTAGAAATCCTCCGGGACCTGGTTGGTCTGAGCCGT GCATTGGACTTCAGGACAGAAGCAGAAGCTAAGCATGAAGTCATGTTGAGGCTTTTCACAAGTGTTTTCTACGGACTGAGCAACAACTATGTGttaaaaaacagcacaaatttAAAATCCAATTCATTCTTGAGTTCTGCAGCCAAAAGTATTCATCATTTTATACTCATTCCATGTATGCATCAGGCTCTGCAAGCTTTAACGACCAATCAGCAACCTCTTCTAGTGCTGTTAGAAAAGCATATAAGAACTATTCAGGTCAGTCACTTACTGTTAACAGTGAGGAAAACACAAGCTGTGCTGTATGTCCTGCATCGCCTGCTAGACCATGGGATCACTACAAACCTCGTTGTTAGTATAGATTCTGCCCTGGACCTTGCATGGCTCCTGCATGGACGTGGGTCACAGTACGTCAACATGGAGCTGAAAAAACTGTTCTCCTTCCCTCATGTTTTACAAACCTCACCAGCCAGCTCCAGTCCAGATGTTGAATCCACAGCTTCAGGCAATCAGAGTGATGATGTCATTCCCTGCAAACAAGCCAAGTTATATTCTGAGTCTGTGGAGAAGGAGGAAGGCCCATTTGGTGTACCGAACTTTACTTTGGACCCTCAGATTCTCTGTCATACTTTTAGTCCTTGTGATGGTCCCTCAGCAGGAGCATGCACATTTGGACAGATTACCCATTTGGAGATCAGAACCTGTGGTCCTGATTCTCTCAAGGTCCTGAGTTTTTCCTTGCCCACGTTTTTTTGCCTTCAGTCATTAAGTCTTCACAGCAAAT CCATCTTCAGGGAGTTGGATGTGTTGGAGTTTGCTGGAGCGCTGCAGCAGCTTTCTGACAGCGGCTGCAGCAGCCTCATCCAGCTCAGCATTGGCCTCCTGCCTCATGTTGGACTCATGAAGACCCTGCTGAATGCAAGCCCCAGGCTGACGTCCCTATGTGTCGAGTTTCAGACGGCAATATGGGGACTGCAATTTAATCTGGACCATGCTGGAACTGCTGAGCCCAACACATCAG AACTTCTTCTGGAGAAGTTAACCGTGAAAGTAATTCAGCTCCAAACAGATCTACACTTCTTGACGTCAGTGCTTAGACGGAGCCCACATCTCGCCTCACTTTATATAGCAGGGATGAGACTACCCACTGGCTGCAGTCAAAGCCAGCTCCTCAGCACTCTCTCAG AATCCAATCACAGTTTAAAAGCTCTGACGTTTGAGGATATAAAATTATGTGACTGTCTGCCTGACATCCTGAAACTGCTGAGAGGCTGCATGTTGGAAG AGCTAAGCTTCAACGACTGTCGTCTTCTGGAGAGGTGTATCAACCCAGAAAAAAGTCTTGTAGAGCTGGTGGCTGCGTTGAAGATGCCTTCACTTCACTCTCTGAGTCTAGCACAGAATCGGCTCG CtaagaatgtgtgtgtgctggcAGAACTGTTCTCAGACCAGTCACAGAGCTCACTGAAGCAACTAGACCTCAG GTCCAATTTCATTCAGCCTGCTGATCTGCTGGAGTTTGCTAAGAGACTGATGATTCATCCCCCTCCACACAGACTAACCCTTGACCTGAGGAAGAACCCAGGAGACAGAGACCCTGAGACATGGAACATGGCACTGAAGAGGCTTCAATCCTCCAGCTTTTTACTGGTTGAGGGATGGAAATCCACAGACACAATGGTGGACCACATCAgcaatatgtaa